A genomic stretch from Setaria italica strain Yugu1 chromosome VII, Setaria_italica_v2.0, whole genome shotgun sequence includes:
- the LOC101783174 gene encoding LOW QUALITY PROTEIN: xyloglucan galactosyltransferase XLT2-like (The sequence of the model RefSeq protein was modified relative to this genomic sequence to represent the inferred CDS: inserted 2 bases in 1 codon; deleted 1 base in 1 codon) yields MATYRPEHPNPAARRHRPVPVVLLMLAFFALQLLIFLAFRTVRPPPAPASPSSSSASATAAAVPVLASAPARQDENDSSCGGGLVYVYDLLAAFNEDLLAMCGSLAPMYSLCPTSPTTGXGLPARGPNLSSLLPRELLGSWYASDQFALEHIVRRRLLSHRCRTADPSRATAFFVPFYAGLAVGRHLWAANATGTDRDRDCVALLSWLHGQPWYRRSHGWDHFIALGRITWDFRRASEEGWGGSFLTMPGVANLTRLVIERDPWDGMDVGVPYPTGFHPRAAADVRAWQRYVARRPRPRLFAFAGAPRSAIRGDFRALLLGECQAAGAAACGALDCAEGRCIRNNALVMELFMSARFCLQPRGDSFTRRSLFDCMVAGAVPVLFWRRSAYQQYGWYLPVGGGREAEWSVFIDRDQLRAGNLTVRGVLAAIPEPRVRRMRERVVEMIPRLVYSAADGGERLGGGMEDAVDVMVDGMLRRVAEQRPRWRTT; encoded by the exons aTGGCGACGTACCGCCCCGAGCATCCAAatccggccgcccgccgccaccggcccgtGCCCGTCGTGCTCCTCATGCTCGCCTTCTTCGCACTCcagctcctcatcttcctcgccTTCCGCACC GTCCGCCCCCCTCCCGCCCCGgcatccccctcctcctcctccgcctccgccaccgcggccgccgtgcCGGTGCTTGCGTCGGCACCGGCGCGCCAGGACGAGAATGACTCGAGCTGCGGGGGCGGGCTGGTGTACGTCTACGACCTCCTCGCGGCCTTCAACGAGGACCTGCTGGCGATGTGCGGCTCCCTGGCGCCGATGTACTCGCTGTGCCCTACCTCGCCAACGACGGG TGGGCTCCCCGCGCGGGGACCCAACCTGTCGTCGCTCCTGCCGCGGGAGCTCCTCGGGTCGTGGTACGCGTCCGACCAGTTCGCGCTGGAGCAcatcgtccgccgccgcctgctctcGCACCGCTGCCGCACGGCGGACCCGTCCCGCGCCACGGCCTTCTTCGTGCCCTTCTACGCCGGGCTCGCCGTGGGGCGCCACCTGTGGGCGGCCAACGCCACGGGCACCGACAGGGACAGGGACTGCGTCGCGCTGCTGTCGTGGCTCCACGGGCAGCCGTGGTACCGGCGCTCCCACGGCTGGGACCACTTCATCGCGCTGGGGCGCATCACGTGGGACTTCCGCCGCGCGTCGGAGGAAGGGTGGGGCGGCAGCTTCCTCACCATGCCCGGGGTGGCCAACCTCACCCGCCTCGTCATCGAGCGCGACCCCTGGGACGGCATGGACGTCGGCGTCCCGTACCCGACCGGGTtccacccgcgcgccgccgccgacgtgcgCGCGTGGCAGCGGTACGTggcgcggcgcccgcggccCAGGCTATTCGCCttcgccggcgcgccgcggtCGGCCATCAGGGGCGACTTCCGCGCGCTGCTGCTGGGGGAGTGccaggcggccggcgccgcggcctgCGGCGCGCTGGACTGCGCCGAGGGCAGGTGCATCAGGAACAACGCCCTCGTCATGGAGCTCTTCATGAGCGCCAGGTTCTGCCTGCAGCCGCGCGGGGACAGCTTCACCCGCCGCTCCCTCTTCGACTGCATGGTGGCCGGCGCCGTCCCCGTGCTCTTCTGGCGGCGGAGCGCGTACCAGCAGTACGGGTGGTACCTGCCcgtgggcggcgggcgcgaggcGGAGTGGTCCGTGTTCATCGACCGCGACCAGCTCCGCGCGGGGAACCTCACGGTGCGCGGCGTGCTGGCGGCCATCCCGGAGCCGCGGGTGCGGCGGATGCGGGAGCGCGTGGTGGAGATGATCCCGAGGCTGGTGTACTCCGCGGCCGACGGCGGGGAGAggctcggcggcggcatggAGGACGCCGTGGACGTCATGGTCGACGGCATGCTGCGGCGGGTCGCCGAGCAGCGCCCGAGATGGCGGACGACGTGA
- the LOC101782766 gene encoding xyloglucan galactosyltransferase XLT2 codes for MPESPASPAQPPSPPGSPLNAGTPSPVSALLRGSVLLLAFLVLQLVLFWCLLGYPASSRFLPAPGRRNTTWPNGAVDAGACEAGLVYVYDLPPEFNHDLVDDCESLWPWYSFCPYLTNGGFGVAAAKLPVFFNVTRNVSLHSWYNTDQFQLEVIVHRRLLSHRCRTTDPSLATAFYVPFYVGLDVGSHLWGENSTAADRDRAGSRLLRWLNNQTSFRRSGGWDHFITLGRITWDFRRYGDDGWGTNFVVLPGMANVTRLAIEADTLDAMDVGVPYPTGFHPRAAADVRAWQRHVLSRKRSKLFGFAGAPRSGFRDDFREVLLEECEDAGAERCRAVDCRGTRCTDNGAAVLELFLDSRFCLQPRGDSFTRRSLFDCMVAGAVPVLFWRRTAYDQYRWYLPPGPRGEKGEWSVFIDRQELRVGNVSVREVLDGFSERRVRRMQERVVEMIPRLVYASSPDGFGGGMEDAMDVALGGVLGRIRRRQGSITREEHPPGPFVARRIGVKSTAAPPPSEGQNGSAAAIGRAGAGKNGGPPASSYLKTVLSEASASISKTLQKS; via the exons ATGCCCGAGTCACCGGCGTCGCCGGCCCAgcccccctcgccgccgggaTCGCCGCTCAATGCCGGCACTCCGTCGCCGGTGTCGGCACTGCTACGAGGCTCCGTGCTGCTCCTCGCCTTCCTCGTCCTCCAGCTCGTGCTCTTCTGGTGCCTCCTCGGCTACCCCGCCAGCTCCCGCTTCCTCCCGGCGCCGGGCCGGAGGAACACCACCTGGCCCAACGGCGCGGTCGACGCCGGCGCGTGCGAGGCGGGTCTCGTGTACGTCTACGACCTCCCGCCGGAGTTCAACCACGACCTCGTCGACGACTGCGAGAGCCTGTGGCCCTGGTACTCCTTCTGCCCCTACCTGACCAACGGCGGCTTCGGCGTGGCCGCCGCCAAGCTGCCCGTCTTCTTCAACGTCACGCGGAACGTGTCGTTGCACAGCTGGTACAACACCGACCAGTTCCAGCTCGAGGTCAtcgtccaccgccgcctcctctcccaccGGTGCCGCACCACCGACCCGTCGCTGGCCACCGCGTTCTACGTCCCGTTCTACGTCGGCCTCGACGTCGGCAGCCACCTGTGGGGGGAGaactccaccgccgccgaccgcgaCCGGGCGGGCTCGCGGCTGCTCCGGTGGCTCAACAACCAGACGTCGTTCCGGAGGTCCGGCGGGTGGGACCACTTCATCACGCTGGGGCGCATCACGTGGGACTTCCGCCGGTACGGCGACGACGGGTGGGGCACCAACTTCGTGGTCCTGCCGGGGATGGCCAACGTCACCCGCCTCGCCATCGAGGCCGACACGCTGGACGCCATGGACGTCGGCGTCCCGTACCCGACGGGCTTccacccccgcgccgccgccgacgtgcgCGCGTGGCAGCGGCACGTGCTCTCCCGGAAGCGCAGCAAGCTCTTTGGGttcgccggcgcgccgcgctCCGGGTTCCGGGACGACTtcagggaggtgctgctggagGAGTGCGAGGACGCAGGGGCCGAGCGCTGCCGCGCCGTGGACTGCCGCGGCACGCGGTGCACCGACAACGGCGCTGCGGTGCTGGAGCTGTTCCTGGATTCGAGGTTCTGCCTGCAGCCGCGCGGGGACAGCTTCACGCGGCGCTCCCTCTTCGACTGCATGGTGGCCGGCGCCGTGCCGGTGCTCTTCTGGCGGCGGACGGCGTACGACCAGTACCGGTGGTACCTGCCGCCGGGGCCGCGCGGCGAGAAAGGGGAGTGGTCGGTGTTCATCGACCGGCAGGAGCTGCGCGTGGGCAACGTGAGCGTCCGTGAAGTCCTGGATGGGTTCAGCgagcggcgggtgcggcggATGCAGGAGCGCGTGGTGGAGATGATCCCGCGGCTGGTGTACGCGTCGTCGCCCGACGGGTTCGGCGGCGGCATGGAGGACGCGATGGATGTGGCGCTGGGCGGCGTGCTGGGGCGGATCAGGCGGCGTCAGGGGAGCATCACGCGTGAAG AGCATCCGCCAGGTCCATTCGTCGCTCGGCGTATTGGCGTCAaatcgacggcggcgccgcccccttCTGAAGGCCAAAATGGATCAGCAGCGGCGATCGGTCGGGCCGGAGCCGGCAAAAACGGAGGCCCCCCAGCTTCGTCGTACCTAAAAACTGTCCTTTCCGAAGCATCGGCATCGATAAGCAAGACCTTGCAGAAATCTTGA
- the LOC101783581 gene encoding fasciclin-like arabinogalactan protein 8, which yields MAASHHHRGHFFLLALSLAASLAAAADSSSTHNITTVLDGRSEYTLYNSYLSETKVCDEINSEHTVTVLVLTNGAMSSLVANLSLADIKNALRLLTLLDYFDEKKLHSLDSGSELTTSLYQKTGQAAGNMGHVNITDLRGGKVGFAPAAPGAKFQSTYTKRVDEEPSTLSVLEVSDPITFPGLFGSPSASSVNLTDLLEKAGCKQFARLIVSSGVVKMYQAAMDKALTLLAPNDDAFKAKDLPDLSKLSSADLVTLLQYHALPQYTPKSSLKVAKGDIPTLASTGAGKYDLSVVSSGDDVSLDTGKDKSRVASTVLDDTPTVILTVDKVLLPPGLFGGAPSPAPAPGPAADVPASAPAPETSAPAPSPKAAGKKKKKAKSPSHSPPAPPSDSPDMAPADAPEGDAADKVESKKNGAAAAAASFAATGACVALAVASFL from the coding sequence atggccgcctcccaccaccaccgcggccacttcttcctcctcgccctctccctcgccgcgtccctcgccgccgccgccgactcctcCTCCACCCACAACATCACGACCGTCCTCGACGGGCGGTCGGAGTACACGCTGTACAACAGCTACCTCTCCGAGACCAAGGTGTGCGACGAGATCAACAGCGAGCACACGGTGACCGTCCTCGTCCTCACCAACGGCGCCATGTCCTCGCTCGTCGCCAACCTCTCCCTCGCCGACATCAAGAacgcgctccgcctcctcaCCCTCCTCGACTACTTCGACGAGAAGAAGCTGCACTCCCTCGACTCCGGCTCCGAGCTCACCACCTCGCTCTACCAGAAGACTGGCCAGGCCGCTGGCAACATGGGGCACGTCAACATCACCGACCTCCGCGGCGGCAAGGTCGGATTCGCCCCCGCCGCGCCCGGTGCCAAGTTCCAGTCCACCTACACCAAGCGCGTCGACGAGGAGCCCTCCACCCTCTCCGTCCTCGAGGTCTCCGACCCCATCACCTTCCCGGGCCTCTTCGGCTCCCCGTCGGCCTCTTCGGTCAACCTCACGGACCTCCTCGAGAAGGCCGGCTGCAAGCAGTTCGCGCGCCTCATCGTGTCGTCCGGGGTGGTCAAGATGTACCAGGCCGCCATGGACAAGGCGCTCACGCTGCTCGCGCCCAACGACGACGCCTTCAAGGCCAAGGACCTGCCCGATCTGAGCAAGCTCTCCAGCGCCGACCTCGTCACGCTGCTGCAGTACCACGCGCTGCCGCAGTACACGCCCAAGTCCTCGCTCAAGGTCGCCAAGGGCGACATCCCGACCCTGGCGTCCACCGGCGCGGGTAAGTACGACCTCTCCGTCGTCTCCAGCGGCGACGACGTGTCGCTGGACACCGGCAAGGACAAGTCCCGCGTCGCGTCCACCGTGCTCGACGACACCCCCACGGTCATCCTCACGGTGGACAAGGTGCTGCTCCCGCCCGGGCTCTTCGGCGGCGCgccgtccccggcgccggcgcccggacCGGCCGCCGACGTGCCCGCTTCGGCCCCGGCTCCCGAAACatccgcgcccgcgccctctCCCAAGGCCGccggcaagaagaagaagaaggccaagtcCCCTTCACACtccccgcccgcgcccccgTCGGACTCGCCCGACATGGCCCCCGCCGACGCCCCTGAGGGCGACGCGGCCGACAAGGTCGAGTCGAAGAAgaacggcgccgcggcggcggccgcgagctTCGCGGCCACGGGGGCCTGTGTCGCCCTGGCCGTCGCGTCCTTCTTGTGA